The Corvus cornix cornix isolate S_Up_H32 chromosome 8, ASM73873v5, whole genome shotgun sequence sequence AAAATCATCGGCCGCCTGGTGCCGTGCCGGTGTTTCCGTGGGGAGGAGGAGATCGTCTCCGTGCTGGATTATTCCCACTGTGGCCTGCAGCAGGTGCCAAAGGAGGTTTTCAGCTTCGAGCGGACCCTGGAGGAGCTTTACCTCGATGCCAACCAGATTGAGGAGCTTCCCAAGGTAATCCATGGGATGTGAGGGCAAAGCCACGGCCTGGAATGTGTGCCCGGCTCTGGGATAGGGATTGCTCCTGACCGGAGCtcctggggagagctgggggctCCAGGGTTATTCCTTGGAATTGGTGCTGGACTGGGAGGAGTAGGGACTCCTGCTCCTTCTTCACATCACAGGAatggggcagctgctggagcctgaaagtgggaaaaacaaCTCTTCAAGAGAAAGGGTTCTGGCCCCGGAAACTCCTGTGGTATCCATGCCTTGATCAGGAGTCACCACTGCCTTTGGAgcctctctgtccctgctttcCAAAGCAAGCTCTCCTTCAGGATGAGCCCTTTATCCCTGTGGGATATTGCTGGGAATGccagtgctgtgctctcctTCAGGATGAGCCCTTTATCCCTGTGGGATATTGCTGGGAAtgccagtgctgtgctctgtgtcagGATCAGCCCTTTATCCCTGTGGGATATTGCTGGGAATGccagtgctgtgctctcctTCAGGATGAGCCCTTTATCCCTGTGGGATACTGTTGGGAAGTACCCACTGTCCAACACTGCCCTGAGATCATCCAAGTCATCCTTCCAGTGTAAAACTCCTCCTCTGGAATCTTTCAGTCCATTCTCCTGCTGGTCACTGTTCACTATAAGGAATTAAAAGTCACTGTAGCTGAAATGTTCTGGAAACAAAAGAGGGAAAGGTGGAAAAACCAATTAATGGCAGGTGCTGGCTCCACAATGAAACATCAAGGGATGGGATCCAGGCCTTAATGGAATTGTTCTCCACAATAATGAAAGGTGCTTACAGATCTTTCATTAAACATTGCTCCATTCTCCATCACCTCACAGCAGATTTCCCATTTTTGCTGCACAGAGACTTTGTAAAGATTCCATTTACAAAAGTAGAAAATGGACTTTTTCCGTGCCATGGAGTTGCTTTGCTGGGATGTGATGGTTCACTGCTTGGGAGGTGGCACTCCATGGAGGAATTCTGCACAGAtggtggggcagggcagccaaaatccctttattttcatgtaaaaatgcTGTGGAGAGCTGGCTGAGCTCTCCTGGAGACATAGCACAGAACCAGCTGGGTTCTATTCCAGAAATCCCAAATGGATCCTGGGGAAAACCTGCTCAGGAAGCCCTGAGGTCCCATTGTCttataataataacaacaacaataataataataataataaaaaaaccaataataatatattttcttattttccttctgctacTGAGGAATATTGGGAGTGTCTCATTTAGGGAGGGTTTTTTGGGATATTTGCGTTGGGTCTCTTGGAATTATCGAAGTGTTTCAGACTTGGGCTTGAGGGAAAACAAATGTATCAGGGCAAGATGCCATAattctgtatggaaaaaaatgaggacCAAAGGGAAGAGGTCCAAAATGCTGCAACTGGGATGAAGGAGATAATTTTCATTTAGAGTAAATCGAGTTTAACATAATCTTGGCCATGTGGAAGAGAAGATTAATGACAGTGTTAATAGCACTCATCAGTTTTGGTCTTGGGCCTTTATTAATTGTTACCAGGAAATTCAGCAGTCGAAATAATTCCTTTATCAAATTTTCTGCTCCAGGTGTttttgctgcagagctcagagctttTTTTCATCACTGAATTAACGttccaggagagaaaaaggcCTTTTTCCCGTGAAACTGGCACTGTCTTACTTACCATGAACTTTTTGTGTTGTACATTAAACTCTACCactctctcctccctctgtaAATGTGATTGCAAAGAATTTATTCCAGAGGAAAATTTTGGCCAGTTTCTGGTTTTTGCTAGATACTCTGTGCCTCTGATATAACAAAATTCTTTTGAATCAAAACCCTTGATCATGTTTTATTATTGAATGAGGAAACAACTCAGTTAAGTCCAGCTCTGCTTTAGTTTCACGTGATGCTCTAGAGCCCAGTCAATTCTTTTCCATTGAACTGATGCCTTTAACTCACTCTGCCtgatcttatttttatttttaccctgCATTTTATGTATCATAATGATGATTTCTTTTCGTGCTGATTTTTAGTTCTTCATTTCTTGGTTTTTTAAGCATTTACAagattattttacatttcttgcTCTCTTTTTGGCTAAACCCAGCCAagtctttttattctttttgccTTTGACTTCATTCTCCTGCTGCAAAAAGGGCCCTTATTTGTATGAGTCAAGTGAATTGATGACTAATAAAGAGCAAATTGATCTGGATGAAAGTGGAGTCGCTGGAATCAGCATCCAGAAAAACATGAGTGGGATGGAATTCTCCCCAGAGGTGCAGAATAAAACCCTGATTTTGTAACTCAGAGCTCGGTAGCACCGCTTGGCTTCGGTCTGACAGGAATCAAAGTTGTGTATGGACAGAGGGAATGATGATCCCAACAAAATCCTGATGGCCAGGGAGCTCTGGGAACTGGGAAAAATATCTGTTGAACATCCAGTGGGTGGAAACCAAGCAGTCTTGGGGCCACATTCCCGCATTCCATGTCTCATATTCCTTCTGGTACAGCAGCACATCATAAAATCACTCCAGAGGGAAGATTTTTAATTGGGCTTCTCCCTTCAGCACTTCCAGAGCCTTGGGTGTGTCCAGGTGGGGTCAGAACTCTGAGTTCTGAGCCTTCCTTAGCTCCCAGAGGAATTCCTCAGGCTGGGAATGTGCTCTGGGTATTTCCTTTCCCATGCAATATTTCATTTGTCTTCTTTAGTTCATCCCATTTCCTGCCCGAGGCGTGGCATGGAGTGGCCACGTCCCAAAACCTGGCAGATTCCCTGTGCTGGACATTCCCGCGATCCAAAGCCAACGCTGGAGTCTCTTGGTTGTGTCACTTCCCAGCCTGGTCCCAGAGGATGTGTTTCCTTAAGGGAGGAAAAGCTCCTGGATTCATTGGGAAGGAAGTGCTCATTTTCCAGAGGCACATTCCCTGTGGATGGGGTGGGAAGCGCAGTCCCAGCACGGGCTGAGGTTTTTTCTCACCCTGAGCACTTGTTGCTCACAGcattccctctccttttcctgagaATCAATTCTgttgaaggaaaagcaggattttcccGAAGGATTACgacagaaatgtttcaaaattatCTGAAATGTACTCAAAGTGAAGTAACACACTGGAATTTTCACAGCATTCCTGTGGTAATTTGTTCTTCCATGGATACTCAGTTGAGTTTTCCATCCAGGCAATCAAATTATTCTGCATTCCCAGATAGTTCATGGACTTTATCCTGACAGAGGGGTCTGGGAAAAAGACTAAACACGGTGGGAACATCTCTGGCATCTGAAGAACTCTCAGGAGGTGCCTGCAAAGGGCAGGTGTGGTCCAGAACTCCCTGAATTTCCTGGTGAAAACTGGGAGCCCACTTCTATAAAATTGGAATGGGACGGAAAAATTAGAATTGAGTCCTGAATTTTGGGCAGGGATTGGGGAAAAGTGTCCTTTGGATAATGCCAAAGCATTTGTGGATCTTGAGgataattaatttaatctgAGTGCAgacacaatattttaaaatctgccaTGAACTGAAATTatgaaatcaaatattttaatttaccaGGAGTCACAAAAATCTGGGAATTTTTATGGTCCATGTGAAAGATATCAATAATTATAATTTCTATGATGCAATGATATCAAAATTCATGGATGTGATGAATTTGCAGGTTTGGACTCTCTCTGAACATTCCTGCTACCAATGACCCGTTTGATTTATCCCTGTCGACTGTGGGAACGCCTTCCCAAAAACCCCATTGGGAGGACGGAATTCTGCTGTGGCAGGTGGGGGGTTTGTGGTGTTTGTGTGTCATGAATGATCCCAAATGGAttcttttttcccatgaaaCCCTGGAACAGCAACTGTTCAACTGCCAAGCCCTGCGGAAGCTGAGCATTCCCGACAATGACCTGTCCAGCCTCCCAACGTCCATCGCCAGCCTGGTCAACCTCCGGGAGCTCGACATCAGCAAAAATGGTGAGGCCTCCAAATCCTGAGGATCCCAAGGAATTGGGAGCTGCAATGAAGTTTTACCTCCTCATGATGGAGAAATCGGTGCTCCGTCTCAGGGTTCCCGCCTGGTGCTTTGGGGAAGGATCCGTGGAAATCCacctctgttttttccttaaaaaatagaGTTTTCTGTAGCATCCCGTGCCCTGGTGGCTTGTGCCCAGTTGGGAACAGGAATGTGAGGCCAGTTTTCCATGCACTTAGGAACATTCCACTTCCAAAGTGGTTTAGAGCTCACTGGGCTCGTGGGGGGGATTTAAACAATTCCCAGGATTTATCTGGACTgatttgctgctgtgctttcccAGTTCTGCATTTTCATATCGATGGGCCTAAAAACCTTTGTGTGCCTGAGCTCAAGggtcttcattttaaaaaatgaggctTAGGAACTCCTGGAAATGTTGGGAAATTTCCTGTCAGTGGAGGCCTGGAGACTGAGGATTCTGTGAGAGATGAGACAGGGAAAAGCAGTTTGGGAAGAGATGAGGGCACGAGTATCAGCACAAATGATGTCACTGTTAATTCTAGAAGGTTGTATAAATCAAGCATTAGCAGAAGAGTTCCAAGTTTGtgtttatatgtatttatttaggGCTTTTAGATTTAAGAATCACCTTTGAGATGATAATTCCAAGCTGTGtttcctccctgctcaagcTGAAGTCTGAGCTGAAAAGCCCAATGAAGAAACCAAGCTGAACAGGTTTTGTGTAGATAACATTTTGGtgtatataataaatatttttgtgtatcTAACattctttccatgtttctttAGGAATCCAAGATTTCCCAGAAAACATCAAGTGTTGTAAGTGTTTAACGATAATCGAAGCCAGCGTGAATCCCGTGTCCAAGTGAGTACCAGGAGCTCGTTTTGCTCATTCCAAGGGTACAAAGTGTGCTCAGTGTGAGCTCAGAGTTCAGGGCTTTGTGTCCAGTCCTTTGGCTGCattaatctgaattttttctaattgttttaACCCCAGGGTGGGTTTATCTGAGATCTGAGTGTCTGTTAGTGCCAGTCAGGCTGGGCACCCTCTTGAACACAGGGCTGAGGCTTCACCTGGACACTTCACCAGCCCTTATTCCTTATTCCCTCCAAAATCCCAACGAAAAATGTGTTGGAAATCCAGGATTTACAGAATGGAGTGAAGGGGAGAGAGGATGAAATGTTGCTGTTTcagattaaaagaaatagagagaaaggaagagggagagggagaaagaatgggaggaggagagaaggggaggaggaggagaaggagggagaaggagaaggagaaggagaaggagaaggagaaggagaaggagaaggagaaggagagagggagaaagagggggaaagaaagaaaaagatagaagaaaggaaaggaaaggaaaggaaaggaaaggaaaggaaaggaaaggaaaggaaaggaaaggaaaggaaaggaaaggaaaggaaaggaaaggaaaggaaaggaaaggaaaggaaaggaaaggaaaggaaaggaaaggaaaggaaaggaaaggaaaggaaaggaaaggaaaggaaaggaaaggaaaggaaggaaaggaggaaggaggaaggaaaggaaaggaaaggaaaggaaaggaaaggaaaggaaaggaaaggaaaggaaagaaggaaaggaaaggaaaggaaaggaagggaaagggaatgggaaaggaaaggaaagggaaaggggaaagacCTTTGGCTTAACCCCCTcaagcaggaaggcaggaaaggCTGCATGTGCCAGGCCTTTGCATTTCCTGTGTTTGTAGCAATGCAGAGAAGATGGGAGTGGGCAAAAATGTCTGTAAGAAGTAAGTTCTTCAGGAGAATTTGGGTAGGGAAAGAAGGTGAGAGAGAAAGTCACCTTTCTGCTTCTAAATATACATTGTTATTATCTCCATGGCAACCTCGGGGGGAGCATTAAGGTTTGCACTGTTTTTTTAGGCTGCCAGATGGCTTCACACAACTTCTAAATTTGACCCAGCTCTATCTAAATGATGCCTTTTTGGAGTTTCTTCCAGCTAACTTTGGAAGGTAAGAATGAGTCATCCCAGCACATTCCTTTCATTTGAACCCGGCTCAGGCTCGCAGGGGCCAGCTTAAAGCTGGCTTCTCTTGAAAAACTGAACAAGAAACGCAGAGATTTTGGCTTTCCAGCCCCGTTTTCACGAGTGACTGGGAGAGTGAGTGTTGTGTCAGCGGGAATTCGGTGGTGAGGCGATGCAGTTTGGCACTTTGGGGGAAGGTGAGGGAAGCAGGGCTCGAGGATGCTCGTCCTTCCCGCGGCGTGactcagctgtggcaggggcacagagcagcactgtgggCCCTGCCTGTGCCAAACGGGCACGAGGGTGAAGAGCCGTGAGTcagaagggcagggagaagcGGCTGAGCATGGTGGAACAAGCAAAGATGAGATGTGGAAGCAGAACAAGAGAGAGCAGAAGGGATGGGGAACgaaggtaaaaataaaagcagcaggagcagagccaaaAAATGTTAGATAAGGACAAAGCAGAGGTGGTGGGAACCAGAGTCAACCCAATTTCCATAggagggggcagcaggagctggggggcCTTACCCTGCACAGCCTTGGCGGGAATGGGGAGTTTGTCCCACTTGGGTTGTCCCCCTGGGCAAGGAGCTCAGGAGACAAAGGATCAGCAGAGCAAATCTTTGGGGTTGTTCCAGAGCTCACCCAAGCCCAGTTTTAGGCTGGTGCCTGCAGCCACCTAGTTGAAAGGTTTATTATTTGTCTGAGAACATCAGCTCAGCTCTCCAGAGGTGACACTGAGGAGACCAAATCCTGTTGGAAGAGGCTTTGGGCTGCTCAGGCCTGGGGAGATAAAAACGCTGccttcccacagcccctgggctgggcctggctctgccctgggcaccttcagaaaaacaaaacagcagcagcagcaagggagTTGTTTGCCGGTGAGGAGTGTGTGGAATGTCAGGGTAACCCCTAATTCCTGCCCCTGGAGTCAGATATAAATCCAAACAtcaggggaaaagggatggaCGGGACACCCTCAGTGTGGTGTTTGCACCCATCCTGCTCTGGCAAAGCCCTGCTGGGGCTTGGGCTGAAGATCTTGGGGTTAAGGACAGGTTTAGGAGCCTAAATCTTCTGGCAGAAAACACTTTCTGTTACAAATGCTGATTTTCTATGAACAAAGGGACTCTAATTCCTTCATCATTATTGTTATTTCCCTCCTGTCTGATGTCTTTGGGGCCGTGCATTTACAAACCTTGCTCTtgttttcttgttggtttttttttgttgtttcttccaAACTTTCCgacttttcctgtgttttccttgctgGAGTCATGgataaaatgaatttaaaattgcTGGGGAAACCTGATAAATGTCAGAGCTTTTCAGAAGACATGAAATGATTTGGCTCGGAGTTTTgtgccagagccagccccacAAGAACTGGACATTGGATTATTGTGCATGAAACAGccttcttaaaaattaaaataagtaatttcaAAGCATTCTGATGGATCCTTTGGATGCACTCATGatttcctctcctgtttccAGACTTGTCAAATTGCGAATTTTGGAGTTAAGAGAAAACCACTTGAAAACTCTACCAAAGTAAGTGATGGgatatttatatttaatcaCCTGGAATTTCCAAAAGTGCCAAATATTTGGATTGGTAGCAATGCAGTGGCGATGTTTCTGCGATGAGttggttttttgcatttattgAAGAAATTCTACTGAAGGTTtttagctaaaaaaaccccaatttatgattccatgatatAATGGAAGATGGACAGTGGTTGACCAGCTGAGTGTAACTCAAGAGCCAAAATTTGgcattttaagataaatatctgatattttaagataaataaaATTGGGAAGCACCAGGTGAGCTAACCCTGGTCAGTGAGGACGTGACAGCATTTTCCTCACCCAGGAATCATCTGAAGTGTTGAAAACATCCTCAGGAAAATGTTCTCCCCTCATGGTCTGTCCAGAATTAAATGGTTTGGCTTTACTGTGTCAGCAGGATATTGAGGAAATGTCCATTTTGGAGGATTTCTTGGTgctttgacaaaaaaaaaaggaagtttttatGATTTGTTGTCGTAATTTGAGCAACATTTAAAGGgtgttttgaaaaggaaatgctaAATAAATGAACAATAAACTTCTCCCCATCCCATGCCTGCTGTAGGAGCTGcactggaaaacagggaatatGCTGTGCTGTCCAGACCAGAACTATGGAACTGTTGTCTGGAGCAGGGATCAGCCTGAAATGGAGAAGTATCCCTGGATTTGGGGTTTTAGGAAGGAGGGCTGTGTGTCCCCATGGTGAGACTCCCAGTGGTGGCACTCAACTGGGTTTATCAAATGCTGCCAACACTGATTTTTCACATTATTCAGctcattttcaaaggaatttcTCAACATCTCCTGCCCAGGAGTCACATTTTGCTGCTTCCCATGGAATTTtatccacagcactgctctggttTAGAGGAAAGCTGGTTTTTGGGGTTAAACACAATATGATTTATGTGGGCTGAAAACACTTTTCTGTAGGAATTTTCCAGTTCTCCTGTTCTGAGTTACTTTTATCCtatgaaaaccaaacaaataaacaacttTAATCAGTTTTTATCTCCATTTAAATCCGGGATCTGTCCAGGACAGGGGACTGGCAGCCTTTGAGGTGTTGATTTGTGTGCCTGTGGTACCTGGGCTGCTCCTAAAGCTCAGCTTAACAGGAGGGAATTGCCTCACCCTTGGATGCAGAAGGAGCTGGTTGGAATAACTGGATGGGATTTGTTTGGATTGAGGGATTGCAACTCCCCAGCAGCACAATTTTGGTCAAATGGgatgtttttatattttctaacTCTAATCCCACTAAAGATAAGGCTGATTCCTGACTCCAGAGGGAGCAAGGCTGGGACTGTGTGGCGCTGGTGCTAACAAAGGAGTGTTTGGGGAGTTTTCTCTGGGATAAGAAGTGTTTAATCAGGGGATTTTGGTCCAGTTTAGGGGGTTGGATGGAAGATTCCAGTTAAACGGGGTTCAGTAGCACCCAGTTTGTGGAGTGGGACTTTTCCCGTGATTCCAAGGATGTTCCTTGGGAAGGCTCCCAGGGGAAGAAGGGCCTGGCTGTGGCAGCTTTGCTGGAACCACCGAGGTGGAGTGGAAGGAAAAGGTTTTGCTCGTGCAAATTCCACCCTTAAAGTGCTGGGGAAAGGCCAGGGCACAACCTTGGCATCaactgggggggaaaaaaatgggaatgtgGGGCTTttctgggattatttttttctctgtgggcAAAAGGGCTCTCAGGACAGTGTCAGAGAGAGGATGGAAGTGTTGAGGATTTTCCTCCCTGTGGTGGGGGATTTCACCTCTGATCCCAAAGGCTGGAatggggctggaaaagcaggactGGGAGTGGAACAGGGTGGTGGTGGAAGTGCAGGAAGGTGGCAGAGGACACAGGAACCCCTGAAATTCCAGGCTGCTTTATTCACCCagccaggaggagaagggaaattgGGAGAAAACCCCCATGTTTCCAACAGAACCAACTGCACTGGGGAGAACAAACGCGGGATTGTAAAATCCAGGAATGTTACACGGAACAGACATCATCCATTCTGGCTAGAGCACTGAAAATCAGGATATATGGCACAATGCACCGGGGAAAGGAGTGGTGCAGATCCTCGAGTTTGTATTTAAAGGTTTCCTTCCTTGTGCTGCCATTTTTTAACTTTATCATGAATAAAATAGCCTCAATATCCTGGCACTTTGTCCAGAGGTTCTAATGCAGGACACGAAGAGAAGGgcaagaaaataatattaatattgcAATTGCAATTTCAATTTTAATATTGCAATTTGAATTTAAATAGGTGTGAAACAGTCTGGAAGGACATTTTAAGTCCCTTCTGCTCAGGGTTATTTAAGTTAAGTGGGGCTTAAGTGGAAAAAGAGTTaccaaaaagcagattttttttttttttttcatgtctttcatGCTCTAGAAAAGATGGATTTTggaatatttagaaaatattctaaaaagtttctaaaatatttagaaaaaaaagaatattttaaggaaaaatccAGCATCTGGGCATCAGCAGGAATGAAATGTGCTTTGTGTTAGGCAGAGCTCTAAATCTGCTCTATTTCCTGCTAAATCCAGGTTGTTGGAAGATGTATCCATAGGAACTGGATGCAAAATGGTCTAAAATTACTGCAGAAATAGCAATTTAAGGCAATTCTGACTGTGGGTGATGAAAACATGGCAGGATATTCCcattttccccacagaaaaGTTTTTAACCTGCTGAAAATATCTTCATGTTTGGCCCAAAGATCCTCCATGAAATcaaggatttattttccctctgtgtgGTTGATCAGAGATTATCACTGATCATTTTCCAGGACCTTCTGAGCAGctggaaatatttggaaatcTCTGCTGGATGTTGCAGataatttctgatattttattaaGGCTCTAATTTGTCcaacaaaaaatagaaaaatctggatttttttttttttctggaatttctgtaaaatttcagAGCATTTGGGAGATTCTGACCGAGTTTTAATTTGGGAACTTTTACCCTGCTGGTggcctgtgctgggaaaagtGCAGTGGGATTTCCTCCTCCTAAAACCTCCTTAGCCCACcaattttcctgatttttcagcCCAGACATTCCTGAATCACAGCACATTCCCTCACTAAGgggaattttgtattttctgggAATAGGCTCTGTCCTAAGTATTCATTTCTCTTCATGGTCAGCAGACCTGCTGCTCCTAAACTGATTTTCTGGGGATTTGAACACCCTGTTGGACTCCTGAGAGTGACCAGGAATATTCAGGAACCTCcctgatggcttttttttttacctcaggAAAAATCTGGAatctcccctgtgctgctggttgCTCCAAGCAGCCTGGAATTTTCAAAGACCTTGGAGTAAAGTCCAAGCCCTGAGCTGATCTCTGGGCAGGGGAAAACACCTTCCCGGGGTTCTGTGGGGTTTCTTCCCAAAGTCATCCATAAAACTGAGGGGTTGTGGGGAGCTCCTTTGGacctggaggggctggcagggatgaGAAAATCCCTGGATTTGCTGATCTCATCCTCTGACTCACTGGCTCCCAATAAAGTCGTGGCTCCTCAGCAGATCTTTGGGATTTTGGGCAGcccttgttttcctgctgggaaaagtGATGTCTGATAGATCATTTCCAG is a genomic window containing:
- the LRRC7 gene encoding leucine-rich repeat-containing protein 7 isoform X5; protein product: MLLVSQSCFSSLFPSVCCLEMTTKRKIIGRLVPCRCFRGEEEIVSVLDYSHCGLQQVPKEVFSFERTLEELYLDANQIEELPKQLFNCQALRKLSIPDNDLSSLPTSIASLVNLRELDISKNGIQDFPENIKCCKCLTIIEASVNPVSKLPDGFTQLLNLTQLYLNDAFLEFLPANFGRLVKLRILELRENHLKTLPKSMHKLTQLERLDLGNNEFSELPEVLEQIQNLKELWMDNNSLQVLPGGS